The window TAGTTGCTGTTAAGATGTCTAGAAATGCAATGAAAGGAGGTGCAGCTGCAATGGATGATGATGATGAGGAAGAAGTTGCAACTGAAGAAGGTGCAGCTCCTGAAGCAGCAGCAGAAAATGCAGCAGAATAAGAATTGCTTATTTAAACAATATAAAACCTATCAATTTATTGGTAGGTTTTTTTGTATTATGGAGAAAGATAAATACTAATGCACTCTTTGTTGAATTGGTTCTTTACTTTTCCTCATATATTATCTTTACGGTCAGCTATCGAATATTTCTATCAAATGATAATGATCAGCCTGTAATCCGGTGCCTCCTTTCGAAAAAAAAGCCGTAAATTTGAAGAGTTCTAAATAAGGACGTTTTAATTTAAAAAATAAATAAATGTTTGACATTCAGGAAATAAGAAGCCAGTTTTCTATATTGGACAGAGAAGTGAATGGTAAGCCCCTGGTTTATCTGGATAATGCCGCTACATCCCAAAAGCCGAATTCAGTTTTGGACGTCTGTCACGCATATTATACAGAACTTAATGCTAATGTTCACAGAGGAATTCATACCCTGAGCCAGCTGGCAACGGAGGAAATGGAGCTTTCAAGAAGAAAAATCCAGAAATTCATTAATGCTGAGCATGATTTTGAAGTAATCTTTACAAAAGGAACAACAGAAGGACTGAACCTTATCGCTTATATTTTAACACAGAAACTCCAGAAAGATGATGAGATTATTATTTCATATCTGGAGCATCATTCTAATATTGTTCCGTGGCAGATGCTTTGCGAAAGAACAGGAGCAAAACTCCGTGTAATTCCTATTGATGAAAACGGAATTCTTCAGATGGATCATTTTGACCAGTTTTTAAGCGAAAAAACAAAGGTTGTTTCTGTGAATCAGGTTTCCAATGCATTGGGAATTGTAAACCCCATCGAGGAAATTATTGCTAAAACAAGAAAAAATACTGATGCCTATGTAGTAATAGACGGTGCTCAGTCTGCTCCGCATTTCAATATTGATGTACAGAAGATGGATTGTGACTTCTTTGTATTTTCAGGCCATAAAATGTATGCACCTATGGGAACAGGTATTTTATATGGTAAACGTGAAATCCTGGAAGCTTTGCCGCCATTTCATGGAGGAGGAGAGATGATTGCAACATGTTCTTTCGATGGAACTACTTACGCTGGCCTTCCATTTAAATATGAAGCAGGAACGCCTAATGTAGGAGGGAATATTGCTTTAGGAGCTGCCGTTGATTTCATGAACAGAGTAGGGCATACTAATATTCAGAATCATGAAAATGCTTTATTGCAATATGCTCAAAGACAGCTTTTAGAATTGGAGGGAATTAAGATCTATGGAGAAAAAGCGAACAGAACCGGAGTGGTTTCTTTTAACCTGGAGGGAGTGGGAATTGCTTCCGATGTAGGGATGATCCTTGATAAAATGGGAATTGCTGTAAGAACAGGACACCACTGTACCCAGCCCATCATGAACTTCTTTAATATTGCAGGAACGGTGAGAGCTAGTTTTGCAGTCTATAATACTTTTGAAGAAATTGATATTCTGGTAGAAGGAGTGAAAAAAGCGCAGAGAATGTTGAGCTGATAAATATTAAATTAACCCATTACAATATAAAGTAAAAGCAGCCATTGGGCTGCTTTTTTGTTAGTCTATAGGAATACAATAGCATCGGCCCTCAATAATAACCTGGTAATATCCAATAGCGCATTCCAGGCAGATTTCTCCTCCTGCTATTATGCTTTTCATTTTTTCTTTGTTTAGTTTTTTCATAATAATAATGTAAGGTGTTAATAATCAAAGATAAAAATAATTAATCAACTGAAAAAATGAACCCCAAAAAAAGCCTTGTTAATTGAATAACAAGGCTTTTTATATGATTTGAAAAGCTATAAAAGCTTTCTTTTTATTTTAAAGGGTTGGTTTCCAGTCAACCACAGCTCTGATAAATGCTTCTGCGTTTTCAACAGGAACATTCGGTAGAATTCCATGACCAAGATTAGCGATATATCTGTCTTTTCCAAAACGGTTGATCATTTCATTCACCATCTTTTTTATGGTTTCAGGCGTGGAATGAAGCCTTGCAGGATCAAAGTTTCCCTGTAAAGTCATTGTATGATTCGTCAGGGTTCTTGCAAATTCCGGCTTAATCGTCCAGTCTACCCCAAGGGCAGAAGCTTTAGACATGGTCATATCCTCAAGAGCGAACCAGCATCCTT of the Chryseobacterium aureum genome contains:
- a CDS encoding aminotransferase class V-fold PLP-dependent enzyme — translated: MFDIQEIRSQFSILDREVNGKPLVYLDNAATSQKPNSVLDVCHAYYTELNANVHRGIHTLSQLATEEMELSRRKIQKFINAEHDFEVIFTKGTTEGLNLIAYILTQKLQKDDEIIISYLEHHSNIVPWQMLCERTGAKLRVIPIDENGILQMDHFDQFLSEKTKVVSVNQVSNALGIVNPIEEIIAKTRKNTDAYVVIDGAQSAPHFNIDVQKMDCDFFVFSGHKMYAPMGTGILYGKREILEALPPFHGGGEMIATCSFDGTTYAGLPFKYEAGTPNVGGNIALGAAVDFMNRVGHTNIQNHENALLQYAQRQLLELEGIKIYGEKANRTGVVSFNLEGVGIASDVGMILDKMGIAVRTGHHCTQPIMNFFNIAGTVRASFAVYNTFEEIDILVEGVKKAQRMLS
- a CDS encoding GNAT family acetyltransferase — translated: MKSIIAGGEICLECAIGYYQVIIEGRCYCIPID